From a region of the Pyxidicoccus xibeiensis genome:
- a CDS encoding FTR1 family protein, which yields MNRVASLVLCLLFALPLAARAEGDAEERTWHRLVGILQYLEADYPLAIESQSAFELAEQKSFAAEAVDAARGLGPAAEAFLPRVLAIQARVDQAQDAQGVSQDCGALVEDLVLAGGLARSPRRAPDLKQGEALYRTNCAACHAADGSANLPIAATMEPAPANFQDPELMGGLTPYKAFNTTSFGVPGTAMPAYPTLSEEERWSLAFFVFTMRLPACEGTPPQASLERLANSTDEDLVKAFGPEHLACLRRKLPTVDEERSLLAAREGVQEAMRQGAAGNPAAAKAAMLDAYLNGLEPVEPKLSSRDAALVAKLERAFLQTRLAAESGSPHLQDEGRELLSLLDQARRGSGSATDLVSTMWLTLLILLREGFEATIIVGALLAALRKMQATQHVRVVHAGWVSALVVGAIAYVLGRHLLAGAQREWMEGVAALLAVVMLVYAALWLNARSNMSHFMGELRQKMQGALGRGSMTGLFFIAFTAVLRESFETAIFLQGLALDSPAGVAWGSLLGVVAILALVLFVNRMGYRLPMKTLFNVSTVILVATAVMLLGKGLHSLQEVGALPLVPVPFVTVDLLGLYPDAVSLVPQVVLAGVPLALVLLRRKGRAQRVSEASAG from the coding sequence ATGAATCGCGTTGCCTCGCTCGTGCTGTGTCTGCTGTTCGCGTTGCCTCTGGCGGCCCGTGCCGAGGGCGACGCGGAAGAGCGAACCTGGCACCGGCTGGTGGGCATCCTCCAGTACCTGGAAGCGGACTACCCGCTCGCCATCGAGTCCCAGTCCGCGTTCGAGCTGGCGGAGCAGAAGAGCTTCGCGGCGGAGGCGGTGGACGCGGCGCGAGGGCTGGGTCCGGCGGCGGAGGCGTTCCTCCCGCGCGTGCTGGCCATCCAGGCCCGCGTGGACCAGGCGCAGGACGCGCAGGGCGTCAGCCAGGACTGTGGCGCACTGGTGGAAGACCTCGTCCTGGCGGGAGGCCTCGCCCGCAGCCCGCGCCGGGCCCCGGACCTGAAGCAGGGCGAGGCGCTCTACCGCACCAACTGCGCGGCCTGCCACGCCGCGGACGGCAGCGCGAACCTGCCCATCGCCGCCACCATGGAGCCGGCTCCCGCCAACTTCCAGGACCCGGAGCTGATGGGCGGCCTCACCCCCTACAAGGCCTTCAACACCACCAGCTTCGGCGTGCCGGGCACCGCGATGCCGGCCTACCCCACCCTCTCCGAGGAGGAGCGCTGGTCCCTGGCCTTCTTCGTCTTCACCATGCGCCTGCCGGCGTGCGAGGGCACCCCGCCGCAGGCCTCCCTGGAGCGGCTGGCCAACTCCACCGACGAGGACCTGGTGAAGGCCTTCGGCCCGGAGCACCTGGCGTGCCTGCGCCGGAAGCTGCCCACCGTGGACGAGGAGCGCTCGCTGCTGGCGGCGCGCGAGGGCGTGCAGGAGGCCATGCGCCAGGGCGCCGCCGGCAACCCCGCGGCCGCCAAGGCGGCGATGCTGGACGCGTACCTCAACGGCCTGGAGCCGGTGGAGCCCAAGCTCAGCTCGCGCGACGCGGCGCTGGTGGCGAAACTGGAGCGCGCCTTCCTCCAGACGCGGCTGGCGGCGGAGAGCGGCAGCCCCCACCTGCAGGACGAGGGGCGCGAGCTGCTGTCGCTGCTGGACCAGGCGCGCCGCGGCTCGGGCAGCGCCACGGACCTGGTGTCCACGATGTGGCTCACGCTGCTCATCCTGCTGCGCGAGGGCTTCGAGGCCACCATCATCGTCGGCGCGCTGCTGGCGGCCCTGCGGAAGATGCAGGCCACCCAGCACGTGCGCGTGGTGCACGCCGGCTGGGTGTCCGCGCTCGTGGTGGGCGCCATCGCCTATGTGCTGGGCCGGCACCTGCTGGCCGGCGCGCAGCGCGAGTGGATGGAGGGCGTGGCCGCGCTGCTGGCCGTCGTCATGCTGGTGTACGCCGCGCTGTGGCTCAACGCGCGCTCCAACATGAGCCACTTCATGGGCGAGCTGCGCCAGAAGATGCAGGGCGCGCTGGGGCGCGGCAGCATGACGGGCCTGTTCTTCATCGCCTTCACCGCCGTGCTGCGCGAGAGCTTCGAGACGGCCATCTTCCTCCAGGGGCTCGCGCTGGACTCCCCGGCGGGCGTGGCGTGGGGCTCGCTGCTCGGCGTGGTGGCGATTCTGGCGCTGGTCCTCTTCGTCAACCGCATGGGCTACCGGCTGCCGATGAAGACGCTCTTCAACGTGTCCACCGTCATCCTCGTCGCCACCGCCGTCATGCTGCTGGGCAAGGGCCTGCACTCGCTGCAGGAGGTGGGCGCGCTGCCGCTGGTGCCCGTGCCCTTCGTCACCGTGGACCTGCTGGGTCTCTACCCGGACGCGGTGTCGCTCGTTCCACAAGTCGTGCTGGCCGGGGTGCCGCTGGCCCTGGTGCTGCTGCGCCGCAAGGGCCGGGCGCAGCGCGTGTCCGAGGCCTCCGCCGGCTGA
- a CDS encoding GlsB/YeaQ/YmgE family stress response membrane protein, with amino-acid sequence MKPSRVLSTWLAVLLLTGSGMASGQEVPQEEPAQAPTPELTPPPLIPVPAPGTSDTPSRTPPPDEEAPRTPPPAPEGARPSVAAARPEDPVPRVAVELVGGTAGGVVVGTLGLVAGYLLSAPTVGCDECRVVSLVGGFTGVLVGIPTGTWLGGRLMGGRGQFLATAGGSLVGWGGALLGSLLMGASAEDDALALALLVLPVAGAATGYELSQPEAPAPRASQSLRVIPLAAMTERGPRLGLMGRF; translated from the coding sequence GTGAAGCCTTCGCGTGTGCTCTCCACCTGGCTGGCCGTCCTGCTCCTGACCGGCAGCGGCATGGCCTCCGGCCAGGAGGTCCCCCAGGAGGAGCCGGCCCAGGCGCCCACCCCGGAGCTGACGCCCCCGCCGCTCATCCCCGTGCCCGCGCCGGGGACGTCCGACACCCCCTCCCGCACGCCGCCTCCCGACGAGGAGGCCCCCCGCACTCCCCCGCCCGCCCCCGAGGGGGCCCGGCCGAGCGTCGCCGCCGCGCGCCCGGAGGACCCGGTGCCCCGGGTGGCCGTGGAGCTGGTGGGCGGCACCGCGGGGGGCGTCGTGGTGGGGACCCTGGGCCTGGTGGCGGGCTACCTGCTGTCGGCACCGACGGTGGGCTGTGACGAGTGCCGCGTCGTCTCGCTGGTGGGCGGCTTCACCGGAGTGCTGGTTGGCATCCCCACCGGGACGTGGCTGGGGGGGCGGCTGATGGGCGGCAGGGGCCAGTTCCTCGCCACCGCGGGCGGCAGCCTGGTGGGCTGGGGCGGCGCGCTGCTGGGCTCGCTCCTCATGGGGGCCAGCGCCGAGGACGACGCGCTCGCGCTGGCCCTGCTGGTGCTGCCCGTGGCGGGCGCCGCGACGGGCTATGAGCTGTCCCAGCCCGAGGCCCCCGCGCCCCGGGCCTCGCAGAGCCTGCGGGTGATTCCGCTCGCGGCGATGACCGAGCGCGGCCCGCGCCTGGGGTTGATGGGCCGCTTCTGA